ATTTAGCCTTTCTTTTCCCATTTTCCCTCAGTTTGTATCTCTTGCTGCTAGTCTCCTTGACCTGCTTTGCCGCTTTCAGTCATACGGCGGCGGCGGCGTCGTCAACTACCAACAGCCTAACAGCCACCACTGCCAAACCCCAAACACGGTCTGTGGAGGCCGACGATAATGAAGACGATGAATTTGAGACGCAGGCCCAAACACACTTAGGCTACCGacatcaacagcaacaacaacaacagccactGTATGATTATTCACAATCGGAAGAGGATCAAGAGGAACCACCACGTTCGATCTATCAGACGCGTAAACAACAACAGAACGTTTATCAGAGCGGTAAGGGCTCGAAGAAGCAATCGAGCGAGGAGGAACTTGAAGAGGAAGAAGAGGAACCTGATCGTTTGTCATTGCTGTTGGCGCAATCAAAATTCAATTGTCAGGGAAAGACCACAGGGTAAGGGACTTTAAGGCCATGGTTTTATGGCTATAAGAGATCGAAACTTATATCTTCCCTATCCCCATTTTATTTCAGTTACTACGCCGATGACACACTCAACTGCGAGGTATTCCATTATTGTCAGGAAAATCAACGCCATTCCTGGATATGTCCCGAAGGTTTCACCTTCCATCAAATCCATTTGATTTGCATGCCACCATCCAATGACAATAATTGTCAGCAATCCTCCAAGTATCACATTGTCAATGAGTACCTCTACAAGCCGGTCAATTTGCAAGAGCATCAGAGCAAACCCAATGTAACGCTGCGCTATTCGGAACGTTATTATCCTGAGAATTTCTATGATCATGAACGTGATCGTTACGATGAAGAGGATGAAGCACCCAGACAACGTGTGCAGCATCACAGACAACCGGTAGGCTAACAAACTTTATCTTAGATAATTACCAAATAACTGAAATTCGTTTCCATCCTGCTTCAGCTTCAAATTGGATTcaatcaacaacagcagcagcaacaacaacaacacgctCAACCTCAATACCAAAGGACTCCAACTTCGGCAGCCCCCTTGCAACAACCTGCCATACGTCATCAACCGACccatcatcagcagcaacagcagcagcaacaacaatatacCCAACCCCAACAGACAGCTGTCTATCGCAAACCAGTGGCAGTGACCACCATACAGCCACAGATTCAACCACAAATTCAACAAATTCGCTCACAACCACCCCTCGCCACAGCCACTCCCTCACCCTATCGCTATTTCACAGCCCTACCACAATTGCACCACTTGCAGCAACATCACCAGCAAACGCAGCAGGTCTATCGAACTCCCGAAGAGATCAATATATCCCTGCAACAGAGACGTCCCCAGATTTTCATAGCCAATACAACACCGCGCTATTATGAGGATGAATATTTGTACGAGAGAAAGTAAACAGGGGGGGTGACGAAATCAGGCCTGTGGGGCAAGTGATCTTCGGGTATAGAGGATAGTGAAGCAGCTTTCTATTGTAAGACCCAGGCGGCACCTCAAGCAACTTTGCCACTTCCGTTTTCTCTTTGGGTTCTCGGCTTATAGCAAACCATGTCACTCCAAGTTCATATTCACTGTTTTGTTAATGGGACCCATTCCCACTCACCTCCCATCCTTCGACCAATGATGTCTCCTTTAGGGGCGGAAGAATGTAATTTAAATTATGTTTATCCTTAACTACTATGCTTTATAACTACTTTAtactattttttctttaggtTTTTAAGTTTAATTTAATTCTTATTTATGGGTCGTTCACACTTAAAGATTgaactttaaaattttccacaaaaattgGAGGCCAACGatgaattttcttttaaaaaataaatatttgtgatttttaattaaaattgttcaaaaaaaaTTCGAGCGTGTAAAGGACCCATAGCGTAATAATGCGAATAGTcccatacaaacacacacacacacaccttatCATTATCAAACACATACATGCATACCTTATACAAACAACAAATGAGATTtactttttattacttttttaactTTAAAATCTATCCGAGTACATTTATAAGTTTTGATTCTAGTACGATTAGATGTcattatagttgttgttgtaatgaaataaataaacatgTCAAGTTGTATTCTTAcattattaaataaatatttataagtaTGTTTGAAAGAAGCGGTTTTtgcagacaaaaattttttttttaaaacattgttGAAAACTTCAAGTTTCTTAAGAGACAAACAAAACTTCAACGAGAATTATTAACGTCCAATGTGGGAATTCTTGTTGTAGGGCGGTTCTGAtgctcgtactctactcccaatgaccttttatttgaacctcatattgttCCGACTCATGGCCCAACAGATCATTGGAcctatttggataccaaattccttaactacttccaaagacctttcatgtgCGGCATTATATAGAAACAGCAGCATCCTAGCCCCAATATTGACAGGCCAGTGCTGGGAAgtgcatctttttataccctccgccataaggtggggggtatactaatttcgtcattctgtttgtaactactcgaaatatttgtctgagaccccataaagtatatatattcttgatcgtcgcgacattttatgtcgatctagccatgtccgttcgtctgtccgtccgaccgtccgtccttctgtctgtcgaaagcacgctaacttccgaagaagaaaagctagctgcttgaaattttgcacaaaaacttctcattagtgtaagtcggttggtattgtaaatgggccatatcggtccatgttttgatatagctgccatataaaccgaacttgggtcttgacttcttgagcctctagagtgcgcatatcttatccgattggaatgaaattttgcacgacgtgttttcttatgatatctaacaactgtgtcaagtatggttcaaatcggtgcataacctgatatagctgtcatataaaccgatcttgggtcttgacttcttgagcgtctagagtgtgcaattcttatccgatttaaatgaaattgtgcacgacttgttttgttatgatatccaacaactgtgccaagtatggtttaaatcggttcataacctgatatagctgtcatataaacagatctggggactagacttcttgagcttcttgatggcgcaattcctatcggatttggctgaaattttgcacgacgtgttttgttatgatatccaacaactgttccaagtatgattcaaatcggtccataacctgatatagctgtcatataaaccgatcttgggtcttcatttcttgagcctctagagggcgcaattcttatccgatttgaatgaaatgttttgttatgatatccaacaacagtgccaagtatagttcaaatcggtccataacttgatatagctgccatataaacccatcttgggtcttgacttcttgagcgtctagagtgcgcatatcttattcgattggaatgaaattttgcacgacgttttttgttatgatatccaacaactgtgtcaagtatagtttaaatcggtccataacctgatatagctgccatataaaccgatctggggactagacttcttaagcttctagatggcgcaattcctatccgatttggctgaaattttgcatgacgtaatttattcttactttcaacaactgtgtcaaataaggttcaaatcggttcataacccgatatagctgccatataaactgatctgggatcttgacttcttgagcttctagatgtcacaattattatccgatttggctgaaattttgtacgacggatcctctaacgaccatcaaaatacgtgtttattatggtatgaatcggtctatagcccgatacacctcccgtataaatcgatctctctattttacttcttgagcccccaaagggcgcaattcttattcgcattggctgacattttacacaggtctccaacatataatttaattgtgctccaaaccgggccatatcttgatatcgctctaataccagagcaaatctttccttatatccttttttgcctaagaagagatgccgggaaaagaactcgacaaatgcgatccatggtggagggtatataagattcggcccggccgaacttagcacgcttttacttgtttgcaattaaattggattttatgagtcggaagaacatattggtagCAGCGATCCTGCAGACAAAGCtggccaacacctgcagcttgcacagatATCACGGATACAATGGTGCAATaggtgcaacgtaaggatcGCTTGAGGAACTTAGGTGGGGGATTGACCTTCGTGTTACACCATTCCGTGCTGTGTTACACCATCGCCTgcacctggcgctagtgaccccaacatggagtgtatggggatagcagtcaagtccggtactgccgagatagagctatacaatgtgtacataccgccggtcgGTAGTTGTGACCAAGTTAATGCCAAGCGTACAAGCCCGACACAAATGGGCTACTAGCTGGCCACAATAGTTtagttctaggggactttaatgcgcatcacgtttcatggcattctcccctaggtaaagATCAGCGGGGCATAGcattggcagagcagattgaaggctccacgttttgcacggtgaatgaggatgcccccactaggataacagctcgccagatatttccattgcatcccctgatcttgTAAGTTACGTAACTTTGCAAGccatcatttctttgggattagatcacctccccataatactcaccatcgaccgaccacccgactttataacctctgaccgccggacgtttatcaatcagaagaaggccgattggctCTTTTTTGagggtttcagacaaggagtgGTCTTTAATATAGTGTGGATTGAGTCAACGCGGTGCTGAAGCGGTGATGTGGTGCTGAAGGGAAGATAAACAAATGGCAATCAAATAGCTCTCACATCCTTTGAGGAGGATAGGGTAAAGATGGTTTCTCACGCGTATGAAGTCATTATTGTTATTGcaaccacatttgcatgtggaaatGACGATCTCTGCCAAGCTTCTGTAGGTAATCAAgcacgttccggtccaaaggaccgactGCCTCGAGAACatggtaaatgcaaattttgcccatgaacattccactaaggaacaggggcaaacttctcgcatatcaatgagtgcagtccgattcaagtttaagcgcaatgataagccgcagtgcgacacgtcttgggagagaagttttacttggtatagtacctcacaaatgttgccagcatttgggggggaaaccaccgctgaaaattttttctcaccaggattcgaacccaggcgttcagcgtcataggtagccattggttatttaaaggcgccagtaATGCGcctggaatgcttcatacggagtagcagcaacggcagtcgcggagcGGTATCGaacgaagagtctcagtgagaggccgggcggcaacggctcttgcacaaatactgagcgcctatgatgctcgatatgacatggcgggttattggcgcctttgaataaccaacaactttgagacagtcagtaactttatccacctcgtcaccgccgtaaccgaaacaaatgacaccggttttgagattaagcgaagaataatattggcaaacagatgctactttggactaagtaagcagtttagaaaccaggctacctctcgacagacgacaattacactatacaaggcactgatactacccgtgctgttatatggctctgaagcatgggtacttgtgaggcagtgcttggaatatttgagagaaagattcttcgtaaaatatatggaccagtttgcgttaatggagaatatatgtaggcgacgtatgaaccacgagctgtatgacgacgagaccatagttacacgcatcaaaatactacagctgcgttggctaggtcatattgtcagaatggatgaagaagcaaagaagtcttttgaaggcaaacacggtgatacacgctaaccgggaagaccaaaagcccgatggaaagatcaagtggtgggagacacctcgaaacttggtgtcagagatttagaatgagcgcagaagatagaggcgcttggaacgctattctacgttcggctagtacaacaaatattctgtcgtagccaattaaagtaaagtaaataaccaatggccaccatgttcccgcggcgatcggtcctttgtactgatacgagcttgctcacccacagagcttgacgaggatcgccacctccacatgaaaatgaggccactacaaaaacaacattaaCGCTGCAGCCTcccgctttataccagccggtcgaataccccaagtactGCCCAATTTCCCGGTGCAGGCAGTGTTACTCGCAGACAAGCGCGATGGAATTCGTTGCTCTgatcccactaaccccagaatcggtgggctgaatctggaaataaacgggGTCGTTAACAAACATAAGTGGAATTTGGGGTGGAACActtgcggtgaatagctacagGGTGAATGTGGGCCTTAGAGAATAATCGCCTCCCGTTGCACCTGAAAAAATTGGCCTCACACGaaaaaccagagtagttctggctcaattacgttctaaCAGATGCAGCCGagtcaactcctacagagcaagtattgatggcgacgtgcaagatgtatgtgccGATTGTGACCAGTGACCACACATCAgcagtttaactgcccagccagacccactcgtctcagacccagatccctctggacgcaccccatttttgtcgcagagttcctggatcttgacactaaacagaatcaagcagacgaaagatagaacacaagaaattgctataacaacaacaacgcttGAGAGACTACTCCCGGGCATTGTTGGAGAATTCCATACGAAAAGGACAACAAGGATCgatcctatggaccggaacgagcttactcgcctttggagcttgacaagatcGTTACCTCCACTTACAGATATGTGGCGCACAACTGTCAGGTTTATTTTTTGTCGTTGAGCTTGCCAATTTGTTCTCTCATTTATTacaaacacatcgaaatgttaaAGTTTTAAGATTATCCCGCTTTCTTCATCCCTATGTACGACTAAATTACAATTTTGTTTCAGGCATGCAAAATTAGGGTATTTGCTAATTTCTCGATTCGGGAAAGGTTTAAGTAGATCCTATACTATTTTTAAACCTATATTGTTGTATTTATGTCTGGAAGTCTTCGCAAACTCAGCTAAAAACTGATTCTTCAAAAATCACATCAGGGGGTATCAGGTTATGTTTAGGGCTTGTGTGAGTGTGAGGGCTAAAGTGTATTGTAGGCACCCAATTACACTCAAATCGGATACATATTTCTATTTCTAGGATGTAATAGGAATGTGTATACGTAAATTCGAACACAATTCCCTGGGTTTGATACCATAGGCAAAATAATTTCTCactcgcctcagtgtacgtgttcgtcttttttcgtcatgggagaggcacatcccggagtgccttctccgcacgcttctggtccgtgccgggattgaaaagaaccccggaccctggttctgttcggtttgccagaaccgccttcatcatcagtcggtgtcggtgaggtgtaaccggtgcatggagtgggtatatttccgatcttgctctggcctaacttcactacgggagtatagtcatactggctatgtcgcaaggtgctgtgcgaacatagccagcagtgggtcacaagcgtcgtcgtcggactatgtgacccctcccgacctctcccgtacggcaatttacgcaacgtcagcatcctagccctaatattgccaggccagtgccgggaagtgtatcgttcttgcagttaaactgcaacggacttcttGGCAAGATCGATAAAatcgtggactttatgagtcgcaAGAGCATATTGCTCgaagcgatccaggagacaaagctgaccaacacctgcagcttgcacagttatcacggttctaggggacttaaatgcgcatcacacgtcatggcattctcccctaggtaacgaccagcgtggcatagctttggcagagcaaatagatagctccacgttttgcacggtgaatgaggatgcccccactaggattacgaggaggtgcagcagctcgccagacatctcaattgcatccccagatctcctgagtgaagtttcctggcaagccgtcatctctttggggtcagaccacctccccataattttcaccatcgaccgaccacccgacttcataacctctgagcgccggacgtttatcaattataagaagctgattggactggcttcagagagtataccaatctccgcttcagtgaactgccacccccatCTGATGttcttgtggccgagaggaaattccgagacatcattaacgcagcagccgttcgctttataccagccggccaaataccccaagtgcggcccaatttcccggcgcaagcagtggtactcgcagacgagcgtgatgggattcgtgctacggacccgctaaccccagaatcagggagctgaatctggaaataaacagggttgtcaacgaacataagcggaatttgtggctggaacacttggagcaatgtaacttaggcaccggtgtaggcaaactgtgggccactgttaagtcactctcaaacccagtagacgggacgacaggacctcagtcacttttggcgagataaccgtgactgatccgaggAGATGCggcaggttgttcaaccgtcaatttattgtgcatcccgagagagacagggcaagaaggagagccatttgcagtattcgtggtctccgagccgatgaacagccataacaatttaccgtgggcgaagttacgaatgtcatccgtggcgccaaatcttctaaggcgttgggccccgacggaatctctacattgatgttgaagaatctggattcacctggagttgagtaccttaccactgacctcaacctgtcattgaacactcttatagttcccgatgtctggaaaatgggcagagtgatcccgctactgaagtctAAAAAAGACccaagtttgggggagtcgtacagaccgatctcccttctctcaccagtggcaaagacgcttgagccattactcctcccgagcctcgtagaagaatttccattcgccgagcatcaacatggatttcggagactgcacagcacaacaacagctctgcatgccatcaccacacacatttgccgtggcttcaatcagcccaggccatgtgataggacggtcctcgtggcactggacctatcgaaggcattcgacacggtcagccatgccaaattatttgaggacatcgccaacacgtccctcgagccaggcctgaaacgatgggtcgcgaattacctgtgtggtcgccagccatttgtggaatttaggaataagaagtcgaagcaccgtagggtgaaacagggagttccccaaggtgaggTGGTATCTCCGACACTGTTTAacatctacctatcctccattccatcccctccagacggcatagcgtatcatatgcggacgattgtacaatCATGACATCAGGCAcaccacccattgttgacatctgcgataggttgaacgtctacctcaacgaacttgcctcatatttcgctgcaagaaatctgaagatatctgccaccaaatcttcagccacattgttcactacaaatacgcttgaggtgaatactgagttgactgtgatggtcgatggagaattgattccgatcATCaattgtcccaaaatacttggcgtcatatTTGGCAGCTCTATGTGTAAGAGCTGCCAaatctccccacatgccacagcaatttgcgataaagtcaaaaatagaaacaaggtcctcaagtcatttGCTGGCAGCCCTTGggttgcagacaaagaaaccttattgaccacgtacaaagcaattggccggtctgtgataagttatgcagcgccagtgtggtctcgtcaactttatggcacgcagtggaataatattcagatttgtcagaatgccgccctccgaactgcgacgggctgtctcctcagttctcatgtagaccacctccatctggagacaaagatcctaccagtgcgaagatataactacatgctgtctaaccaataccttttgggctgttatcgcagaaaccatccaaatcatcatcttgtggatagatatccacaacccagaagccttaaggtagatctacacgatatAGAGCGTAAGGTTCAGCGCTAGAAGAGAgaacgttccggcagatgcagccgcctcaattcccacagagctaggattgacgccgacgtgcaagatgtatgtcccgattgtaaccagggaccgcacgatacacgtcacctgtttaactgcccggccagacagaatcaagcagacgaacgatagaacacaaaaaactgcaacaacaacaacagctacaaCTTTGCCAAATTGGTTTTCATTGTCGGAGTTGCCAACTGATCCTTATTGTAAGCATTTTTGATTTACCGTCCATTTATATAGAAAATGCCGTTATCTATTACTTCAAAAGAGTATTCTCTTTACAAATCAACTTTTTCTCTCAACAGGTTATTGGATCTTTAATATCTTAGCATATTTATTATAATTGTAAGCCACATAAAAGATTTCCTTCTTTCAACATGGCTTTTGAAAGAGGCCTTTTGTTTACAAATTAATGTTGTTCTACTCTCCACCCCTGTGTGTGACAACATATGGCCATAAGTAATGTCACATTTCGGTAACCCCAACATGGTGCGTGAAttcgagaagaagaagaagaacaataTCAGACTCATTTTTGATTTTCCCggaataaattaataaattcgAATACTTATTTCCCAAAAACTTCGGCAGCTTCAAAATGTCACACAACAATGAATCTGCGGGTTATGAGATGTTCATTCCCAGGATAAACGATGTGGCCCAAAAGTATATTGAAGATCTGTTGACAGAAAAGGAAAGATTGCCAAAAGAATTTCCGCTTTGTGCCCAAGTTATAGATGATGGTAAGTTCAAAGGCATACTTGGGATCATAAGTTTTCCTATGTATgtatttgacatatttccttACTGCAGCCATTGATCGTATTTATGCTACTGGTCGTATACCCGGCAAAGAGCTACATGCCGATGTCTACAAACAGCTGCCT
The genomic region above belongs to Stomoxys calcitrans chromosome 5, idStoCalc2.1, whole genome shotgun sequence and contains:
- the LOC106096108 gene encoding putative cyclin-dependent serine/threonine-protein kinase DDB_G0272797/DDB_G0274007, translated to MNLYLLLLVSLTCFAAFSHTAAAASSTTNSLTATTAKPQTRSVEADDNEDDEFETQAQTHLGYRHQQQQQQQPLYDYSQSEEDQEEPPRSIYQTRKQQQNVYQSGKGSKKQSSEEELEEEEEEPDRLSLLLAQSKFNCQGKTTGYYADDTLNCEVFHYCQENQRHSWICPEGFTFHQIHLICMPPSNDNNCQQSSKYHIVNEYLYKPVNLQEHQSKPNVTLRYSERYYPENFYDHERDRYDEEDEAPRQRVQHHRQPLQIGFNQQQQQQQQQHAQPQYQRTPTSAAPLQQPAIRHQPTHHQQQQQQQQQYTQPQQTAVYRKPVAVTTIQPQIQPQIQQIRSQPPLATATPSPYRYFTALPQLHHLQQHHQQTQQVYRTPEEINISLQQRRPQIFIANTTPRYYEDEYLYERK